The following are encoded in a window of Maridesulfovibrio ferrireducens genomic DNA:
- a CDS encoding molybdopterin-binding protein codes for MMKTVPVEDSIGNVLCHDMTRIVPGEFKGPAFKKGHIIRQEDIPVLLEIGKEHVYILTLEDGQLHENDAARRIAKAAAGPGITLSGISEGRINMKASPGLLSINVEALERINSIEEVVIATMHNGLQVSTPRDVAGTRVVPLIIDESKIIEVEKICRECGPIVSVKPFRHLKVGIITTGSEVYSGRIKDKFGPVIRKKFDALNSEILSQTFVSDDPEMTREAILKSIDDGAQMVVLTGGMSVDPDDQTPSSIRSTGAEIITYGSPTFPGVMFMLAYLNGVPIVGLPGCVMYYRASIFDLVVPRIVAGERPTRKEIAALGHGGFCAGCDTCHYPLCSFGK; via the coding sequence ATGATGAAAACAGTGCCTGTTGAAGATTCCATAGGAAACGTACTTTGCCATGATATGACCCGCATTGTTCCGGGCGAATTCAAAGGGCCCGCTTTCAAAAAAGGGCACATAATCCGGCAGGAAGACATTCCCGTACTGCTCGAAATAGGCAAAGAACATGTCTATATTCTTACACTTGAAGACGGTCAGCTGCATGAAAATGATGCAGCAAGACGCATTGCAAAAGCTGCCGCAGGACCGGGCATCACTCTTTCCGGTATAAGCGAAGGCCGCATTAATATGAAAGCTTCCCCGGGATTACTTTCTATTAACGTTGAAGCTCTTGAACGTATCAACTCTATTGAAGAAGTCGTAATTGCAACCATGCATAACGGGCTTCAAGTTTCCACACCGCGCGACGTTGCCGGGACACGCGTTGTGCCGCTGATTATTGATGAAAGTAAAATTATCGAAGTTGAAAAAATCTGTAGAGAATGCGGCCCTATTGTCAGCGTTAAACCTTTCAGACACCTCAAAGTCGGCATTATCACCACCGGCAGCGAAGTATACAGCGGACGCATAAAAGACAAATTCGGCCCTGTTATACGCAAAAAATTTGATGCTCTTAATTCTGAAATACTTTCTCAGACTTTTGTCAGTGACGATCCGGAAATGACCCGTGAAGCCATCTTGAAATCCATTGATGACGGCGCACAAATGGTCGTGTTGACTGGCGGAATGAGCGTCGACCCCGACGATCAGACTCCTTCATCCATCCGCTCAACCGGAGCTGAAATAATAACATACGGTTCCCCAACTTTTCCCGGTGTCATGTTCATGCTGGCATACCTGAACGGTGTCCCGATTGTCGGGCTGCCCGGTTGCGTTATGTACTACCGGGCCAGCATTTTCGATCTTGTCGTGCCGCGTATTGTCGCTGGCGAACGTCCTACACGAAAGGAAATTGCAGCTCTCGGGCACGGTGGATTCTGCGCCGGATGTGACACTTGCCACTACCCGCTCTGCTCCTTTGGTAAATAG
- a CDS encoding molybdopterin-dependent aldehyde oxidoreductase, translated as MIKRTLKVNGVERVVIVEKDTALATVLRESLGLTSVKIGCGTGQCGSCSVIVGGKLKRSCSLKMTRIEDYTEVITLEGIGTPQHLHPIQIAWMAHGGAQCGFCTPGFIVSTYALILSNPSPSREDIRDWFQKHRNACRCTGYKQLVDATMDAAAVMRGDMKVDELLFKMPEDGRIWGSKYPRPTAVAKVTGTLDYGADLGLKMPEGTLKCALVQAEVSHANIISIDTSEAEKMEGVVKVVTHKDVKGKNLITGLITFPTNKGDGWDRPILAEKKIFQFGDAIAIVCADTEKHAKAAAEKVVVKLEQLPEYMSAPAAMADDAIEIHPGTPNIYFEQKVAKGEESAPIFDKADAVIEDSFYVSRQPHMPIEPDVGFAYLDDDGKLCIHSKSIGLHLHAAMIAPGMGVEVENLIMVQNFAGGTFGYKFSPTMEALVGVACLATGKPVFLNYTWFQQQTYTGKRSPFFTTVRLAADKGGKLLSMETDWICDHGPYSEFGDLLTLRGAQFIGAGYNIDSIRGEGRTVCTNHAWGSAFRGYGSTEVEFASEVLMDELAEKLNMDPFDLRYKNIYREGSTTPTGQTPDVLSLEKIFDTARPHYDAAKKRVAAKSTDAIKHGVGIALGVYGSGLDGPDSAESEIELNEDGTVTMYACWHDHGQGADMGVLGTAHEALRPLKLAPEEIKLVMNDTRTCPNGGPAGGSRSQVVVGNSIIAACRALLDSMRKADGSFRSYDDMRKENKALRYSGVWTAPCTECDANGQGNPFACYMYGLFIMEVAVELATGKTSVEKATFVADIGKINNKLVVDGQMYGGIAQGIGLALSEDYEDIKKHSTMVGAGFPYIKQIPDDMELIYIETPRPEGSHGASGTGELPLTCPHGAIINAIYNASGARITKLPALPEKILAALKAKA; from the coding sequence ATGATCAAAAGAACTCTCAAAGTTAACGGCGTAGAACGTGTAGTTATCGTAGAAAAAGATACTGCGCTTGCTACTGTTTTGCGCGAAAGCTTAGGTCTTACCAGTGTTAAAATCGGTTGCGGAACCGGACAATGCGGTAGTTGCTCTGTCATCGTAGGCGGAAAACTGAAACGCTCATGTTCCCTGAAAATGACCCGGATTGAGGATTACACCGAAGTAATAACTCTCGAAGGTATCGGTACTCCACAGCATCTACATCCGATCCAGATTGCATGGATGGCACACGGTGGCGCTCAGTGCGGATTTTGTACACCGGGCTTTATCGTCTCAACTTATGCATTGATTCTGTCAAACCCTTCTCCAAGCCGTGAAGATATTCGTGACTGGTTCCAGAAACATCGCAACGCATGCCGTTGTACAGGTTACAAACAGCTTGTTGATGCAACCATGGACGCAGCAGCAGTTATGCGCGGCGACATGAAAGTTGACGAATTACTCTTCAAAATGCCTGAAGACGGTCGCATCTGGGGTTCCAAATATCCACGCCCAACAGCTGTTGCAAAAGTTACCGGAACACTTGATTACGGCGCAGACCTCGGCCTTAAAATGCCTGAAGGCACTCTCAAATGTGCTTTGGTACAAGCAGAAGTTTCTCATGCAAATATAATTTCCATCGACACCAGCGAAGCTGAAAAGATGGAAGGCGTAGTAAAGGTTGTTACTCATAAAGATGTTAAGGGTAAAAACCTCATTACCGGCCTGATCACTTTCCCCACCAACAAAGGTGACGGATGGGACAGACCTATTCTCGCTGAAAAGAAAATCTTCCAGTTCGGTGATGCAATTGCCATTGTTTGTGCAGATACCGAAAAGCACGCAAAAGCTGCTGCTGAAAAAGTTGTCGTAAAACTGGAACAGTTGCCTGAATACATGAGCGCTCCTGCTGCTATGGCTGATGATGCTATCGAAATTCATCCCGGCACTCCTAATATTTACTTTGAGCAGAAAGTTGCCAAAGGTGAAGAATCTGCACCTATTTTTGATAAAGCAGATGCTGTTATTGAAGATAGTTTCTACGTCTCACGTCAGCCGCATATGCCTATCGAACCTGATGTAGGTTTCGCTTACCTTGATGACGATGGTAAACTTTGCATTCACTCCAAATCAATCGGCCTGCATCTGCATGCTGCCATGATTGCTCCGGGTATGGGCGTCGAAGTTGAAAACCTCATCATGGTTCAGAACTTTGCCGGTGGTACCTTCGGTTACAAATTCAGCCCGACCATGGAAGCACTCGTAGGTGTTGCATGTCTTGCTACCGGTAAACCTGTCTTCTTGAACTACACATGGTTCCAGCAGCAGACTTACACAGGTAAACGTTCACCATTCTTCACAACCGTACGTCTTGCTGCCGATAAGGGCGGTAAACTTCTTTCCATGGAAACCGACTGGATATGTGACCACGGTCCTTACTCAGAATTCGGTGATTTACTGACCCTTCGTGGTGCTCAGTTCATCGGAGCAGGTTACAACATCGACTCCATCCGCGGTGAAGGTCGCACAGTTTGTACCAACCACGCATGGGGTTCTGCTTTCCGTGGATACGGTTCAACAGAAGTTGAGTTTGCATCCGAAGTTCTGATGGATGAACTGGCTGAAAAATTGAATATGGACCCATTCGATCTTCGCTACAAAAACATCTACCGCGAAGGTTCCACAACTCCGACAGGACAGACTCCTGACGTTTTGAGTCTGGAAAAAATATTCGACACAGCCCGTCCTCATTACGATGCAGCCAAAAAACGTGTTGCAGCTAAATCTACTGACGCAATCAAGCACGGCGTAGGTATCGCACTCGGAGTTTACGGATCAGGTCTTGATGGACCGGACTCCGCAGAATCTGAAATCGAGCTTAATGAAGACGGTACTGTAACTATGTATGCCTGCTGGCACGATCATGGTCAGGGTGCTGACATGGGTGTACTCGGAACAGCGCATGAAGCTCTTCGTCCACTGAAGCTTGCTCCTGAAGAAATCAAACTGGTTATGAACGACACCCGCACCTGCCCTAACGGCGGCCCAGCTGGTGGTAGCCGTTCACAGGTTGTTGTCGGTAACTCCATTATCGCCGCATGTAGAGCGTTACTGGACAGCATGCGTAAGGCAGACGGAAGCTTCCGTTCTTACGACGACATGCGCAAAGAAAACAAAGCTCTCCGTTACAGCGGTGTATGGACTGCTCCTTGTACTGAATGTGATGCAAACGGTCAGGGTAACCCATTCGCATGTTACATGTACGGCTTGTTTATCATGGAAGTAGCTGTTGAACTCGCAACTGGTAAAACTTCAGTTGAGAAAGCAACTTTCGTGGCTGATATCGGTAAAATCAACAACAAACTCGTTGTTGACGGTCAGATGTACGGCGGAATTGCTCAGGGTATCGGACTTGCTCTCAGTGAAGATTATGAAGATATCAAAAAGCATTCTACCATGGTCGGCGCAGGTTTCCCTTACATCAAGCAGATCCCGGACGATATGGAACTTATCTATATTGAAACACCACGTCCTGAAGGCTCACATGGAGCATCAGGAACTGGCGAACTGCCTCTGACGTGTCCTCATGGTGCTATCATCAATGCGATCTACAACGCATCTGGCGCACGCATTACTAAACTTCCAGCTCTGCCTGAAAAGATTCTCGCAGCACTGAAAGCTAAAGCTTAA
- a CDS encoding pyridine nucleotide-disulfide oxidoreductase/dicluster-binding protein, which yields MEQGSLHEWEAKCIQEEPPRCKAACPLHVDGREFCKLLAAGQTDKAWAVLCRTLPFPAITARICDAPCKKACLREEVGGGIEMGSLERFCAENAKRTPPFRPLPARGKTVAVLGGFLPGLAAAWDLAKKGFTVTVFLNNIYEAFETLPQKSLSIDIFKKEIEVIKKMGVTFIENSKPDEKLTEECLQNFDAVFSDPLSCCAEKLKIKVPSVTTLETEKNGLFAASMPVNGTSPVALIAIGRKGALSIERFMQNASLSAGREREEPFETRLYTNISKVEPLAPVTIPEAGYTTESAHEEASRCLLCECMECVKNCAYLENFKGYPKVFARQIYNNASIVMGTRRANNLINSCMLCDLCTEICPENFSMKNLCIEARQDLVEKGHMPPSAHEFALRDMEFADSEVCTINKHQAGFEQSEWAFFPGCQLPASDPNAVKKVYDFLCNSLTGGTGLMLRCCAAPADWSGRIELFNKKATDLQTDWESLGKPKLIAACPSCQETLHKAIPEAEITSLWSVLFQHRKKLSPVIPDTIPALQDPCTARHNDKLLTDVRVLLSDLDIEFTEPELSGLHTECCGFGGLLSNANEPLSKTVAERRASKLAGDGITYCAMCRDLLAKSGKRCLHILDVIFPPENLDPAARTVPQYSERRENRVRLKEQMLDVIWKTPSAPRPGYESIAVSFTEKAKKLMEERRILISDIQKTITAVQKSGQELENIETGHKLVYYRPVTVTYWVEFEKTGENSYLIHKVWSHRMRILGGRK from the coding sequence ATGGAACAGGGCTCACTTCACGAATGGGAAGCCAAATGTATTCAGGAAGAACCTCCCCGTTGCAAAGCAGCATGTCCGCTTCACGTGGACGGACGGGAATTCTGTAAACTTCTTGCAGCCGGGCAAACTGACAAAGCGTGGGCGGTCCTCTGCCGTACACTTCCATTTCCCGCTATAACTGCGCGCATCTGTGATGCCCCCTGTAAAAAAGCCTGCCTTCGTGAAGAAGTCGGCGGCGGTATAGAAATGGGTAGTCTGGAGCGATTCTGCGCTGAAAACGCAAAACGTACTCCTCCATTCAGACCTCTGCCCGCCCGCGGAAAAACAGTTGCTGTTCTTGGAGGATTTCTACCCGGCCTTGCCGCGGCTTGGGATCTTGCCAAAAAAGGTTTCACGGTCACAGTTTTTTTGAACAATATTTATGAAGCATTCGAAACACTGCCTCAAAAATCGTTGAGCATAGATATTTTCAAAAAGGAAATCGAAGTCATCAAAAAAATGGGCGTGACTTTTATTGAAAACAGTAAGCCAGACGAAAAACTCACCGAAGAGTGCCTCCAAAATTTCGATGCGGTATTTTCAGACCCGCTATCTTGTTGCGCTGAAAAACTAAAAATAAAAGTTCCTTCCGTTACAACTCTTGAGACTGAAAAAAATGGACTCTTTGCGGCCTCAATGCCCGTGAACGGTACCTCACCAGTCGCACTCATAGCAATCGGTCGCAAGGGAGCTTTATCCATTGAACGGTTCATGCAAAATGCGTCTCTCTCAGCCGGGCGTGAACGCGAAGAACCTTTTGAAACCAGACTCTATACGAATATCAGCAAAGTAGAACCGCTTGCCCCCGTGACTATTCCAGAAGCAGGTTACACCACCGAATCAGCACACGAGGAAGCTTCCCGCTGTTTGCTTTGCGAATGTATGGAATGCGTAAAAAACTGCGCCTATCTCGAAAATTTCAAGGGCTATCCTAAAGTTTTTGCCCGCCAGATATATAACAATGCTTCCATTGTAATGGGTACACGCAGAGCTAACAATCTCATTAATTCATGCATGCTCTGCGATTTATGCACAGAAATATGCCCCGAAAATTTCTCCATGAAAAATCTTTGTATAGAAGCCCGGCAGGATTTGGTTGAAAAGGGACATATGCCGCCTTCCGCCCATGAATTTGCTCTGCGGGACATGGAATTTGCTGACAGTGAAGTTTGCACCATCAACAAACATCAAGCCGGATTTGAACAAAGCGAATGGGCATTTTTCCCCGGTTGTCAGTTGCCTGCGTCAGATCCGAATGCAGTTAAAAAGGTTTATGATTTTCTCTGCAACTCCTTAACGGGAGGAACAGGGCTTATGCTCCGTTGCTGCGCTGCTCCTGCGGACTGGTCTGGGCGCATTGAACTTTTCAATAAAAAAGCGACCGATTTGCAAACAGACTGGGAATCATTAGGAAAACCTAAACTAATCGCGGCCTGCCCTTCGTGTCAGGAAACTCTGCACAAAGCCATTCCAGAAGCTGAAATAACATCATTATGGTCTGTGCTCTTCCAGCATCGTAAAAAATTAAGCCCAGTTATACCGGACACAATTCCGGCATTGCAAGACCCTTGCACCGCGCGACACAATGATAAACTCTTGACCGATGTGCGCGTCCTGCTTTCAGATTTGGACATTGAATTCACTGAACCGGAACTTTCAGGCCTTCATACGGAATGTTGCGGTTTCGGAGGATTGCTCAGCAATGCCAACGAACCTTTATCGAAAACAGTGGCAGAACGCCGGGCTTCAAAGCTGGCCGGAGACGGCATCACGTATTGCGCCATGTGTCGTGATCTACTTGCAAAAAGCGGAAAACGCTGTCTTCACATATTAGATGTAATTTTCCCGCCAGAAAACCTCGATCCTGCGGCACGCACCGTACCCCAATACTCTGAGCGCCGCGAAAATCGAGTCAGGCTTAAGGAGCAGATGCTGGATGTAATCTGGAAAACCCCATCTGCTCCTCGCCCTGGCTATGAATCTATTGCTGTCTCTTTCACAGAAAAAGCTAAAAAGCTTATGGAAGAACGCCGCATCCTTATTTCTGATATTCAAAAGACAATTACGGCAGTGCAAAAATCAGGGCAAGAACTCGAAAATATCGAGACAGGACACAAACTGGTATATTACAGACCTGTCACAGTCACTTACTGGGTTGAATTCGAAAAAACAGGTGAAAACAGTTACTTAATCCACAAGGTATGGAGTCACCGCATGCGCATACTCGGAGGTCGTAAATGA
- a CDS encoding DVU_1557 family redox protein, protein MSTLKVLDDDFSSWKCSACGKNLEPAPVELEYLESRFTVELPSCPACGLVLIPEDLALGKMAEVESLLEDK, encoded by the coding sequence ATGAGCACCTTAAAAGTCCTTGATGATGATTTCTCCTCATGGAAATGCTCAGCATGTGGAAAAAATCTTGAGCCTGCACCTGTTGAGCTTGAATATCTTGAAAGCAGATTCACTGTTGAACTTCCGTCCTGCCCTGCGTGCGGACTGGTTCTCATTCCCGAAGACCTTGCTCTGGGGAAAATGGCGGAAGTGGAGAGTCTTCTGGAGGACAAATAA
- the trsM gene encoding DVU_1556 family methyltransferase: protein MNPTAPIVPLWERSTLRDAAGNTLRPGGLSLTDHAISLAHIPRYSRVLDVGCGLGATVHHLNESHSFEAYGIDRSAGQLEKAHSGLALSQADATNLPYSNNFFDALICECVLSLLPDMSEALAEFKRVLNSSGTLILTDIYQRGQNSSGSISGSCVTNPLNINQLDKALSDHEFHTIIKEDHSKLLAELAARLIFTGEKSIIPKGSCCDKPGYMLLIAKLNEL, encoded by the coding sequence ATGAACCCTACGGCCCCGATTGTTCCTCTTTGGGAACGCTCAACTCTACGGGATGCCGCCGGAAACACTTTGCGCCCCGGAGGACTGAGCCTCACAGACCATGCTATCTCATTAGCTCATATCCCGCGTTACAGTAGAGTACTGGACGTCGGCTGCGGCCTTGGTGCAACAGTTCATCATCTAAATGAATCTCACTCTTTTGAAGCATATGGCATAGACCGTTCAGCCGGACAGCTGGAAAAAGCTCACTCAGGACTTGCTCTTTCACAAGCAGATGCTACGAATCTCCCTTATTCAAACAATTTTTTTGACGCTCTAATTTGTGAATGTGTGCTTTCTCTTTTACCAGATATGTCAGAAGCACTTGCTGAATTTAAACGGGTTCTGAATTCATCCGGCACACTGATTCTCACCGACATTTATCAGCGGGGCCAAAACAGTTCCGGCAGTATCTCAGGCTCGTGCGTAACAAATCCTCTGAATATAAATCAGTTGGACAAAGCTCTCAGTGATCACGAATTTCATACAATTATTAAAGAAGATCACTCAAAGCTGCTTGCAGAACTTGCGGCGCGGCTCATTTTTACAGGAGAAAAGTCCATTATTCCTAAAGGGAGTTGTTGCGATAAACCCGGCTATATGCTGCTCATTGCCAAACTGAACGAACTCTAA
- a CDS encoding DVU_1555 family C-GCAxxG-C-C protein translates to MNDTDLRILQLNGSGYCCAQIITLLCLENLQRENPDLVRSMQGLCLGTGDCSGTCGILTGGICALALYGGKGLDNEEKDDRLPLVVENFREWFKSTSIKQYGGISCGDIIGDECGAPKPDRCGKLLVEAYAQLIQLLVDAGFDPYSGRETNDEY, encoded by the coding sequence ATGAATGATACAGATCTGCGCATCCTTCAATTAAACGGTTCAGGCTATTGCTGCGCCCAGATAATAACACTTCTTTGTCTTGAAAATTTACAGCGCGAAAACCCTGATCTTGTGCGCTCCATGCAGGGCCTCTGCCTCGGCACGGGAGATTGTTCAGGAACATGCGGAATTCTAACCGGAGGAATATGCGCACTTGCACTCTACGGAGGCAAAGGGCTTGATAACGAGGAAAAAGATGACCGCCTTCCGTTAGTTGTAGAAAACTTTAGAGAATGGTTCAAAAGCACATCAATTAAACAATATGGCGGCATCTCCTGTGGCGATATCATCGGCGACGAATGCGGAGCACCAAAACCGGACCGTTGCGGCAAGCTGCTTGTTGAGGCCTACGCTCAACTCATACAACTCCTTGTTGACGCAGGATTTGATCCCTATTCCGGCAGGGAAACAAACGATGAATACTGA